In Chryseobacterium geocarposphaerae, the following are encoded in one genomic region:
- a CDS encoding MgtC/SapB family protein has product MDFLKDHSIQNELLLIFFSVLLGLCIGAEREYRNKSAGLRTFILVCFGSCLFTILSIKIGVENPDRLAANIITGIGFLGAGVIFKGDNKIDGITTATTIWATASIGMAVGSGYVYLSFLGTILVLLILSSLTYFEKFIDRQHKIREYKIAVTNAKEILHCEKLFKKHNLKFIISKQQYSQGNLATNWILTGKNTNHEALMKELMEDEKIIAYQF; this is encoded by the coding sequence ATGGATTTCCTGAAAGACCATTCCATCCAAAACGAACTTCTGCTGATTTTCTTTTCAGTATTACTGGGTCTTTGCATCGGTGCTGAAAGAGAGTACCGCAATAAATCGGCAGGTTTACGAACTTTCATTCTCGTTTGTTTCGGCTCATGCCTTTTTACGATTCTATCCATAAAAATTGGTGTGGAAAATCCTGATCGACTTGCTGCAAATATTATAACCGGAATCGGTTTTTTAGGAGCCGGCGTTATTTTTAAAGGAGATAATAAAATTGACGGAATTACTACTGCAACTACCATTTGGGCAACCGCTTCCATTGGTATGGCGGTAGGTTCGGGATATGTTTATCTTTCATTTTTAGGAACAATTTTGGTCTTGCTGATTTTAAGCTCTCTCACTTATTTTGAAAAATTTATAGACAGACAGCACAAAATAAGAGAGTACAAAATTGCAGTGACTAATGCTAAAGAAATTCTTCATTGTGAAAAGCTTTTCAAAAAGCATAACCTAAAGTTTATAATATCAAAACAGCAATACAGCCAGGGAAATCTTGCCACCAATTGGATTCTTACCGGCAAAAACACCAATCATGAAGCCTTAATGAAAGAACTTATGGAAGATGAAAAAATAATTGCTTATCAATTTTAG
- a CDS encoding S46 family peptidase, producing the protein MIKRNILIASAFFSFSLGIAQQYGGMWIPTELNEKEMKDLGMKISAKDIFNVQKPSIKDAVVQFNGGCTAEIISPKGLLLTNHHCGYGQIQAHSTVENDLLSNGFWAKNTEGELPNPGVTVDFIVDIKEVTQQILEGTDKLTEPELSKKIANNIEVYKNSQKIESYQSISVKSMYYGNKYYAYTIETYKDIRLVGAPPQSIGKFGSDTDNWVWPRHTGDFSMFRIYAGKDNKPAEYSKDNIPYVPKHYLPVSIKDKNENDFTFVFGFPGRTTEYLPSIAVEKIMKEIDPAKIAVRDIALKTLDEKMRTDDATRIKYASKYASVANYWKKWIGEVEGLKKSNAVEKKVMYEGSLVSKNHEIKSTLDQLNKLYNDQAPYALNNAYYTEVIRNAETLMLASLYYNYVTSVEAGRMDEKATTTFKNKLTSFYKDYSAELDAKVTAKLLALYANKTAPQFLPAGFDKYKNEAQNIQSIEEASKNSVITGRTEVNGASTSKDIEKAFSNQDKLIKTLRKDPIYQIYVTLRETYMKTADPQFTSLQAKIDELQKTFMAQQMETDKDRKFFPDANSTLRVTYGKVKGSSPRDAVSYNYQTHLAGVMEKYVPGDYEFDVPKKLIDLYNKKDFGIYKDKTGDVPVGFTATNHTTGGNSGSPALDANGNLVGLNFDRQWEGTMSDINYDPRFSRNIMVDTKYILFIIDKYADSKWLIDEMKVVK; encoded by the coding sequence ATGATAAAACGTAATATTCTCATTGCTTCGGCATTCTTTAGTTTTTCTTTAGGAATTGCCCAGCAATACGGCGGAATGTGGATCCCGACAGAGCTTAATGAAAAGGAAATGAAAGACTTGGGAATGAAAATTTCTGCTAAAGATATATTCAATGTTCAAAAACCAAGCATTAAAGATGCTGTAGTACAGTTCAACGGAGGCTGTACTGCCGAAATTATTTCTCCAAAAGGGTTACTTCTTACCAATCACCACTGCGGATACGGACAGATACAGGCACATTCTACGGTTGAAAACGATCTTCTATCCAATGGTTTCTGGGCTAAAAATACGGAAGGTGAACTTCCTAATCCAGGTGTTACGGTAGATTTTATTGTAGATATTAAAGAAGTTACCCAACAAATCCTTGAAGGCACAGACAAACTTACAGAACCTGAGCTTTCAAAAAAAATTGCCAATAATATTGAAGTTTATAAAAACTCTCAAAAAATAGAATCTTACCAGTCTATTTCTGTAAAATCAATGTATTACGGAAATAAGTACTATGCTTATACTATCGAAACTTATAAAGACATCAGATTGGTAGGAGCACCACCACAAAGTATCGGAAAATTTGGAAGCGATACCGATAACTGGGTTTGGCCAAGACATACTGGAGATTTCTCGATGTTCCGAATTTATGCTGGAAAGGACAATAAGCCTGCAGAATATTCAAAAGATAACATTCCTTACGTTCCGAAGCATTATCTTCCGGTTTCTATTAAAGATAAAAATGAAAATGATTTCACTTTCGTATTTGGATTCCCGGGAAGAACAACGGAATACTTACCGTCTATTGCTGTGGAAAAAATCATGAAGGAAATTGATCCGGCAAAAATTGCCGTGAGAGATATTGCATTAAAAACGTTAGATGAAAAAATGCGTACAGATGATGCCACACGTATCAAATATGCGTCAAAATATGCTTCTGTAGCCAATTACTGGAAAAAATGGATCGGTGAGGTTGAAGGATTAAAGAAATCTAATGCTGTAGAGAAAAAAGTAATGTATGAAGGTTCTTTGGTTTCAAAAAATCACGAGATCAAATCTACATTAGACCAGCTTAATAAATTGTACAACGATCAGGCTCCATATGCTCTGAACAACGCTTATTATACGGAAGTTATAAGAAATGCTGAAACATTGATGCTGGCTAGTCTTTACTACAACTACGTGACTTCAGTAGAAGCTGGAAGAATGGATGAAAAGGCAACAACCACCTTCAAAAATAAATTAACTTCATTTTATAAGGATTACAGTGCTGAGTTAGATGCAAAGGTTACAGCAAAATTGTTAGCATTGTACGCTAATAAAACGGCTCCACAATTCTTACCTGCAGGATTCGATAAGTATAAAAATGAAGCTCAGAATATTCAGAGCATTGAAGAAGCATCTAAAAACTCTGTCATTACAGGAAGAACTGAAGTAAATGGTGCTTCTACCTCTAAAGATATTGAAAAAGCATTTTCTAATCAGGATAAGCTGATCAAAACACTGAGAAAAGATCCTATCTATCAGATTTATGTTACTTTAAGGGAAACATATATGAAAACAGCTGATCCTCAGTTTACTTCTTTGCAGGCTAAAATTGATGAGCTACAGAAAACATTCATGGCTCAGCAAATGGAAACCGATAAAGACAGAAAATTCTTCCCGGATGCCAATTCCACTCTACGTGTTACATATGGAAAAGTAAAAGGATCCAGCCCGAGAGATGCGGTTTCCTATAATTACCAGACGCATTTGGCAGGGGTAATGGAAAAATATGTTCCTGGAGATTATGAATTCGATGTTCCTAAGAAACTGATCGATCTTTACAATAAAAAAGACTTCGGAATTTATAAAGATAAAACAGGTGATGTTCCTGTAGGATTTACGGCAACCAACCACACAACGGGAGGAAACTCTGGAAGTCCTGCTCTGGATGCCAACGGAAACCTGGTTGGACTGAATTTCGACAGACAGTGGGAAGGAACAATGAGTGACATCAATTATGACCCTCGTTTCAGCCGAAATATTATGGTGGATACAAAATACATTCTTTTCATCATCGATAAATATGCTGATTCAAAATGGCTGATCGATGAAATGAAAGTTGTAAAGTAA
- a CDS encoding retropepsin-like aspartic protease, which translates to MKKLLCIVFLTFLISFTLAQNKINLNQGTILPKKYNQTVPYEKIKGKLMVKVQINNKNYNFLFDTGAPFAISQKLFKELNLKTVGDVDLHDSSGKAEKMIITSLPDLQLGEIHFKDSQGIVFQETTTEILTCFGIDGIIGSNMLRNSVVQFDDRNNQIIITDNADNLSLKTEVYQKLDLSASQSNPFINVILKKGKNDAADKILFDSGAESFYEMSLDAYKFLKEKTDVITTVAESKGTYSWGFHGMSDLQFQHILETPEFILNNEKFENIRITTTESQESRMGSKSFQFGKFTLDYRKKRFYFEPYENIDKTKVSEKTWGISPTIKNKKFVVGIIWDKSLEKEINLEDEILQFGSVDFEKKDFCELIKAETDFQEKELTVVLKDIKTGKIKSVTIKKI; encoded by the coding sequence ATGAAAAAACTTTTATGTATCGTATTTCTGACATTTCTTATAAGTTTTACTTTAGCTCAGAATAAAATTAATCTCAATCAGGGAACAATTTTACCAAAAAAATACAATCAGACAGTTCCTTATGAAAAGATAAAGGGAAAACTAATGGTAAAAGTTCAGATTAATAATAAGAATTACAATTTTCTTTTCGACACAGGAGCTCCTTTTGCTATTTCTCAAAAGCTTTTTAAAGAATTAAATTTAAAAACCGTAGGTGATGTAGATTTACATGACTCTTCCGGAAAGGCTGAAAAAATGATTATCACCAGTCTTCCTGATTTGCAATTGGGAGAAATACATTTTAAAGATAGTCAGGGAATTGTTTTTCAGGAAACAACAACCGAAATATTAACCTGTTTTGGTATTGACGGAATCATCGGAAGTAATATGCTGCGTAACTCTGTGGTACAGTTTGATGACAGAAATAATCAGATTATCATTACAGATAATGCTGATAATTTATCCCTAAAAACTGAAGTTTATCAAAAGCTTGATTTATCTGCGAGCCAGAGCAATCCTTTTATTAATGTGATCCTCAAAAAAGGAAAAAATGATGCTGCAGATAAAATACTTTTTGATTCCGGTGCAGAAAGCTTTTATGAAATGTCTTTGGATGCTTACAAATTTTTAAAAGAAAAAACCGATGTTATCACAACCGTTGCGGAAAGTAAAGGAACATATTCATGGGGATTTCATGGGATGAGTGATTTACAGTTCCAGCATATTTTAGAAACTCCTGAATTTATTCTCAATAATGAAAAGTTTGAAAATATACGGATTACCACTACAGAAAGTCAAGAATCCCGAATGGGATCTAAAAGCTTTCAGTTCGGTAAGTTTACGTTAGATTACCGTAAAAAAAGATTTTATTTCGAGCCTTATGAGAACATCGATAAAACAAAAGTTTCTGAAAAGACATGGGGAATTTCTCCTACCATAAAAAACAAAAAATTTGTAGTAGGAATTATCTGGGATAAGAGCCTGGAAAAAGAAATAAATCTTGAAGACGAAATTCTTCAGTTTGGAAGCGTGGACTTTGAAAAGAAAGATTTTTGTGAGCTGATAAAAGCTGAAACCGATTTTCAGGAAAAAGAACTTACTGTCGTTTTAAAAGATATAAAAACCGGGAAAATTAAATCCGTTACAATAAAAAAAATATAA
- a CDS encoding M16 family metallopeptidase: MTDRRYRETIHTDFNNYEYTTISNDENKVRIYTLKNGLKVFLAQNFDAPRIQTYVPVRTGSNNDPSDNTGLAHYLEHMMFKGTSKIGTQNWEKESKLLDQISDLYEQHKAEPDPEKKKEIYKKIDEISQEASQYAIANEYDKAISSLGATGTNAHTWFDETVYKNNIPNNELEKWLKVEKERFSEIVLRLFHTELESVYEEFNRAQDNDSRLVNYELMDALFPNHPNGQQTTLGKPEHLKNPSMKAIHKYFDEYYVPNNYAVVLVGDLDFEKTIQLVDQYFGAIPYRELPVKTPIIEKPIAEIVRRTVKSPTTPRVQLAWRTESYGTREAMLADIVANILSNRGEAGLLDLNINQTQKLLWGQAFSVGLKEYGYFSIVAVPKETQTLDEAKELVLEQIELLKNGDFPDWMLPAIINDFKLQRMKTLETADGLATNLYDTYIKGRTWEQELNEMDEYAQFTKEDVVSFANEFFRENYVIVYKEKGTNDRLIRVENPGITPVKINRENQSEFLQQILEEKTGDIQPEFIDYQKEIKTDLSKDKKLSFVKNKYNDIAQVHFIFPFGSDHDRDLGISTQILQYLGTDKFSPEDLKKEFFKIGVSNDFKTTNDQLLISLSGLEENIEKGIELLQHWMYNVKPDREIYEQFVETVLENRAAVKKDKSRIMTALTNYTKLGAFSRFTDIISEDELKNADVEVFTDRLKKLFKFPYQIFFYGKNFESFTAYIGKYIENATLQISEPKLYPEPETSGNVCFINYDMVQMEMSKVGRGNPVNINNFGKINVFNEYFGRGLSSIVFQEIRESKSLAYSAYVSYAPNSELNHPDYITTYIGTQPDKLQIAVDTMTELMSELPEVPSQFENARNAALKQIASTRITRTNIFFNTLRLKKLGIDYDFRKDIYYQIENLKFSDLKEFYQTSIKPIHFNTAIIGKKENLNREAVNKMGTFKEVSLKDIFGH; the protein is encoded by the coding sequence ATGACCGACAGAAGATACAGAGAAACTATTCATACAGACTTCAACAATTACGAATATACAACAATTTCCAATGACGAAAATAAGGTAAGAATTTACACATTAAAGAATGGGCTAAAAGTTTTTTTGGCTCAGAATTTTGATGCCCCAAGAATTCAGACTTATGTTCCGGTGAGAACGGGAAGTAATAATGATCCTTCTGATAATACGGGATTAGCGCATTACCTTGAGCATATGATGTTTAAAGGAACTTCAAAAATCGGAACTCAGAACTGGGAAAAGGAAAGTAAATTATTAGATCAGATATCAGATTTGTACGAGCAGCATAAAGCTGAACCTGATCCTGAGAAAAAGAAAGAAATCTATAAAAAAATAGACGAAATTTCCCAGGAAGCCAGTCAGTATGCGATTGCCAATGAATATGATAAGGCAATCTCTTCATTAGGAGCTACAGGAACGAATGCACATACATGGTTTGATGAAACGGTGTACAAAAACAATATTCCCAATAATGAGCTTGAAAAATGGCTTAAAGTTGAAAAAGAACGGTTTTCAGAAATAGTTTTAAGGCTTTTTCATACTGAACTGGAATCTGTTTATGAAGAATTCAACCGTGCACAGGATAATGATTCAAGATTAGTGAATTATGAACTGATGGATGCCCTTTTTCCCAATCATCCCAATGGGCAGCAAACAACATTAGGAAAGCCGGAACATTTGAAAAATCCATCAATGAAGGCTATTCACAAGTATTTTGATGAATATTATGTACCTAATAATTATGCAGTGGTTTTAGTCGGGGATTTAGATTTTGAAAAAACGATTCAGCTTGTGGACCAGTATTTTGGGGCAATTCCTTACAGAGAGCTTCCGGTAAAAACTCCGATTATTGAAAAACCGATTGCAGAAATTGTAAGAAGAACCGTGAAAAGCCCCACTACACCCAGAGTACAATTGGCCTGGAGAACGGAAAGCTACGGAACCAGAGAAGCAATGTTGGCGGATATTGTAGCCAATATTCTGAGCAATAGAGGAGAAGCCGGATTACTGGATTTAAATATTAATCAGACTCAAAAGTTACTTTGGGGACAGGCTTTTTCTGTAGGATTAAAGGAATACGGATATTTTTCAATTGTTGCCGTTCCTAAAGAAACCCAGACTTTGGATGAAGCTAAAGAATTGGTTTTAGAACAGATAGAATTATTGAAAAACGGAGATTTTCCGGATTGGATGCTTCCTGCTATTATCAACGATTTTAAGCTGCAGAGAATGAAAACCCTGGAAACTGCAGACGGACTGGCGACCAATCTTTATGATACCTACATTAAAGGAAGAACCTGGGAACAGGAGCTGAATGAAATGGATGAATATGCTCAATTTACGAAAGAGGATGTGGTGTCTTTTGCCAATGAATTTTTCAGAGAAAATTATGTAATTGTTTATAAAGAAAAAGGAACTAATGACAGGCTAATCAGAGTTGAAAACCCGGGAATAACCCCAGTAAAAATCAACCGTGAAAATCAATCTGAATTTTTACAGCAGATTCTGGAAGAAAAAACAGGAGATATCCAGCCTGAATTTATTGATTATCAGAAAGAAATTAAAACAGACTTAAGTAAAGATAAAAAACTGAGCTTCGTTAAAAATAAGTATAATGATATTGCCCAGGTTCATTTTATTTTTCCTTTTGGAAGCGATCATGACCGCGATTTGGGAATTTCTACCCAGATTCTTCAATATTTGGGGACTGATAAGTTTTCACCGGAAGATCTTAAAAAAGAATTTTTTAAAATCGGGGTTTCCAATGATTTTAAAACCACCAATGATCAGCTTTTAATTTCTTTAAGCGGACTGGAAGAAAATATTGAAAAAGGAATAGAGCTTCTTCAGCATTGGATGTATAACGTAAAGCCTGACCGGGAAATTTATGAACAATTCGTAGAAACTGTTTTAGAGAACAGAGCGGCTGTAAAAAAAGATAAAAGCCGAATTATGACGGCCTTAACAAATTATACAAAACTGGGAGCATTCTCCCGGTTTACCGATATTATCTCGGAGGATGAGCTTAAAAATGCTGATGTTGAAGTGTTTACCGACAGGCTTAAAAAGCTGTTCAAATTTCCTTACCAGATATTTTTCTATGGTAAAAATTTTGAAAGTTTCACGGCCTATATCGGAAAGTATATAGAGAATGCAACTCTTCAGATTTCGGAGCCGAAACTATATCCGGAACCGGAAACAAGCGGGAATGTTTGTTTTATCAACTATGACATGGTGCAAATGGAGATGAGCAAAGTGGGACGAGGAAATCCTGTAAATATTAATAACTTTGGGAAAATCAATGTTTTTAATGAATATTTCGGAAGAGGATTATCATCCATCGTTTTTCAGGAAATACGTGAGAGTAAGAGCCTTGCCTATTCTGCCTATGTTTCTTATGCTCCTAATTCAGAATTGAATCACCCTGATTATATCACAACATATATTGGAACACAGCCTGACAAGTTACAGATTGCAGTAGATACCATGACGGAGCTGATGAGTGAGCTTCCTGAAGTTCCCAGTCAGTTTGAAAATGCCCGAAATGCAGCGTTGAAACAGATTGCTTCCACAAGGATTACAAGAACCAATATTTTCTTTAATACTTTGCGACTGAAAAAGCTGGGGATTGATTACGATTTCAGAAAAGATATTTATTATCAGATCGAAAACCTGAAATTTAGTGATCTGAAAGAATTTTATCAGACCTCAATAAAACCGATTCATTTCAATACCGCCATTATCGGGAAAAAAGAAAACCTGAATAGGGAAGCGGTAAATAAGATGGGGACATTCAAAGAAGTGAGTCTGAAAGATATTTTTGGACATTAA
- a CDS encoding YdeI/OmpD-associated family protein — translation MSATFFPTPQDFRNWLEKNHQNEKELLVGFYKLGTKKPSMTWSESVDQALCFGWIDGVRKSIDEESYSIRFTPRKPTSIWSAINIKKIEDLTKAGLMTPQGLKAFELRKPERSAIYSHEKELATLYPDYEKQFKANKKAWEFFNNQAPSYKKVMLHWITSAKQEKTRLSRLEKTIRESEQGKRVLL, via the coding sequence ATGTCAGCAACATTCTTCCCCACACCACAGGATTTCCGAAACTGGCTGGAAAAAAATCATCAAAACGAAAAGGAGCTTCTCGTTGGGTTCTACAAGCTCGGAACAAAAAAGCCTTCCATGACCTGGTCCGAATCTGTAGATCAGGCATTATGCTTTGGATGGATTGACGGTGTGAGAAAATCCATTGATGAGGAAAGCTACAGCATCCGTTTCACGCCCCGAAAACCTACAAGCATTTGGAGTGCTATCAATATTAAAAAAATTGAAGACCTTACAAAAGCCGGATTAATGACTCCGCAAGGGCTGAAAGCTTTTGAATTGCGAAAACCCGAAAGATCCGCCATTTATTCTCACGAAAAGGAATTGGCAACTCTCTACCCCGACTATGAAAAGCAGTTTAAAGCCAATAAAAAGGCATGGGAATTTTTCAATAATCAAGCACCGTCTTATAAAAAAGTGATGTTGCATTGGATTACAAGTGCTAAACAGGAGAAAACAAGGTTATCGAGATTGGAGAAGACGATCAGGGAAAGTGAACAAGGGAAACGAGTATTATTATAA
- a CDS encoding immunity 22 family protein, with protein MNKEVLDFWVGNFNSEDDFYNFVEEDESFYLEEDSDDIFVSKFAESQNTIWFDQDLIEYGFDDSNMGLFEKFADFSFAEEWLPILVQKINEMNLKFDINALVFVSQGQIPKPTSIENDYFSLTYLGGIEFEY; from the coding sequence ATGAATAAAGAGGTTTTAGATTTTTGGGTAGGAAATTTCAATAGCGAGGACGATTTTTACAATTTTGTAGAAGAGGATGAAAGCTTTTATCTGGAAGAGGATTCTGATGACATTTTCGTTTCAAAGTTTGCAGAATCCCAAAACACCATCTGGTTTGATCAGGATTTAATAGAATACGGTTTCGATGATTCTAATATGGGGCTTTTTGAAAAATTTGCAGACTTCTCTTTTGCAGAAGAATGGCTTCCAATATTGGTTCAAAAAATCAATGAAATGAATCTTAAGTTTGACATCAATGCTTTAGTCTTTGTAAGCCAGGGACAAATTCCTAAGCCTACATCCATAGAAAACGATTATTTTTCTTTGACCTATCTTGGCGGAATAGAATTCGAGTATTAA
- a CDS encoding GLPGLI family protein produces the protein MKKALAVLLLLLFTTVFSQTKRFIYELGIVLDGKEKKMNMVLDIDKDFVKFYDYRFLEMDSISKKTGQTWQANTLSDQLILRKSNSFDNQSFHDNMYDYFVINSTDKMNWKIGTETKKADQYTLQKATTDFGGREWTAWFSTEIPFQEGPYKFKGLPGLIFELSDGNNDFRYKLIKNINIPETYSTLDFLETHYGNKPIPVSLKQYHKVKLDYYADPVKEMSNSLKSGGTVIISGEKITTQDQLDQKKKHLQNMIRQYYNPIEKDKAIPYPTT, from the coding sequence ATGAAAAAAGCGTTAGCAGTACTTCTTTTACTGCTCTTTACCACTGTATTTTCTCAAACTAAAAGATTTATTTATGAATTGGGAATAGTTCTCGATGGTAAGGAGAAAAAAATGAATATGGTTCTAGACATTGATAAGGATTTTGTAAAATTCTACGATTACAGATTTCTTGAAATGGATTCTATCAGTAAGAAAACCGGACAAACCTGGCAAGCCAATACATTGAGCGATCAGTTAATTCTCCGAAAATCCAATTCATTCGACAACCAGTCTTTCCATGACAATATGTACGATTATTTTGTCATCAACTCAACCGATAAAATGAACTGGAAAATCGGTACTGAAACAAAAAAAGCAGATCAATACACTCTGCAGAAAGCGACAACAGATTTTGGAGGAAGAGAATGGACGGCATGGTTTTCCACAGAAATTCCTTTTCAGGAAGGACCTTATAAGTTTAAAGGATTACCCGGACTTATCTTTGAGCTTTCGGATGGAAATAATGATTTTAGGTATAAACTTATAAAAAACATCAATATTCCGGAAACGTATTCTACGCTTGACTTCCTAGAAACTCATTATGGCAATAAGCCTATTCCAGTAAGCCTTAAACAATACCATAAGGTAAAACTTGACTATTACGCTGATCCTGTAAAAGAAATGAGTAACAGCTTAAAAAGTGGCGGAACTGTCATTATTTCAGGAGAAAAGATAACGACTCAAGATCAGCTTGATCAAAAAAAGAAACATCTTCAAAATATGATCAGGCAATATTATAATCCTATAGAAAAAGATAAGGCAATTCCTTATCCTACGACATAG